In one window of Terriglobales bacterium DNA:
- a CDS encoding alpha-glucosidase, which produces MRTLLLRKIAGLILITCCSLAAPGQPAAREVGGAPAVRAAARSTAIAQKPAITVPPNRFAKDAEWWKRAVFYEIYPRSYADTDNDGVGDLKGITQHLDHLQALGVDAIWITPCFPSPQVDFGYDVSDYRDIDPQYGTLADMDRLIAEAEKRNIKIILDFVMNHSSDQHKWFQESKKSRDNPYRDYYVWRDGQGPGQPPTNWISLFGGSGWTYEARTDQWYHHFFYPQQPDLNWRNPKVEQEMFDVVRYWFKKGVYGFRLDAVDTLFEDPAFRDNPNDPGKNAYGDPNQRHVMDSKLPEVHTQLQGLRRVVDEFHGRVLVGETWTNKAEELADYYGPKNNEVHMPMYFNLTVINRLSPAAFREKIRVIESNPVGGWPVYVLSNHDIRRHIDRYGDGQNNDKIARVMAALYLTLRGTAVLYYGEEIAMENNDPKRKEDVKDVIGQRGWPQEKGRDGERTPMQWNASANAGFNDGATPWLPVHENYKTKNVETQTSDPKSMLNWYRQLITLRRSHPAFYEGAYVPLLEDSDSVLAYARKSKDKTGVVLLNMTASPQKVSFSPTQLGGSSAKPLLRTSDAKDIDLRNVTLEPFGVVIAEAGSAR; this is translated from the coding sequence TCGGTGGAGCGCCCGCCGTCCGAGCGGCCGCTCGCTCCACCGCAATCGCTCAGAAGCCCGCGATCACTGTTCCCCCGAACCGATTCGCCAAGGATGCCGAGTGGTGGAAGCGCGCCGTGTTCTACGAAATCTATCCGCGCAGCTACGCGGACACCGACAATGACGGTGTTGGCGATCTGAAGGGAATCACCCAGCACCTCGACCACCTGCAGGCGCTCGGAGTAGACGCGATCTGGATCACCCCCTGTTTTCCCTCCCCGCAGGTCGATTTCGGCTACGACGTTTCCGACTATCGCGACATCGATCCCCAATACGGCACGCTGGCGGACATGGACCGCCTGATCGCGGAGGCAGAAAAGCGCAACATCAAAATCATCCTCGACTTCGTGATGAACCACAGCTCCGACCAGCACAAATGGTTTCAGGAGTCGAAGAAATCGCGGGACAATCCCTATCGGGACTACTATGTGTGGCGCGACGGCCAGGGTCCCGGCCAGCCGCCCACAAACTGGATCTCCCTGTTCGGGGGCTCGGGCTGGACCTACGAAGCGCGGACGGACCAGTGGTATCACCACTTCTTTTATCCGCAGCAGCCGGACCTGAACTGGCGCAATCCGAAAGTCGAACAGGAAATGTTCGACGTCGTGCGCTACTGGTTCAAGAAAGGCGTTTACGGCTTTCGCCTTGACGCCGTAGACACGCTCTTCGAGGACCCGGCTTTTCGCGACAACCCGAACGATCCCGGCAAGAACGCCTACGGCGATCCGAACCAACGACACGTCATGGACAGCAAGCTGCCCGAGGTTCACACCCAATTGCAGGGGCTGCGCCGCGTGGTGGATGAGTTTCACGGGCGGGTGCTGGTGGGCGAAACCTGGACCAACAAGGCCGAAGAACTGGCCGACTACTATGGGCCGAAGAACAATGAAGTGCATATGCCCATGTACTTCAACCTGACCGTGATCAACCGGCTCTCGCCCGCGGCCTTCCGCGAGAAGATCAGGGTGATCGAGAGCAACCCGGTAGGCGGCTGGCCGGTCTACGTGCTGAGCAATCACGACATCCGGCGGCATATCGATCGTTATGGCGACGGGCAAAACAACGACAAGATCGCCAGGGTGATGGCCGCGCTGTACCTGACCCTCCGTGGTACCGCCGTCCTGTACTACGGGGAGGAGATTGCGATGGAAAACAACGATCCCAAGCGCAAGGAAGACGTTAAGGACGTGATCGGCCAGCGCGGTTGGCCCCAGGAAAAGGGGCGCGACGGCGAACGCACCCCTATGCAATGGAACGCGAGCGCGAATGCCGGCTTCAACGACGGCGCCACGCCCTGGCTCCCGGTGCACGAGAATTACAAGACGAAGAACGTCGAGACGCAGACCTCGGATCCGAAGTCGATGTTGAACTGGTATCGACAGCTCATCACTCTGCGCCGCAGCCATCCCGCATTCTACGAGGGAGCGTACGTGCCGCTGCTCGAAGACAGCGACAGCGTGTTGGCATACGCGCGCAAGTCGAAGGACAAGACGGGGGTCGTGCTGCTGAACATGACAGCTTCGCCGCAGAAGGTCTCGTTCAGTCCTACTCAGCTTGGCGGGAGTTCGGCGAAGCCGCTGCTGCGCACCTCAGACGCCAAGGATATCGATCTTCGGAACGTGACTTTAGAGCCGTTCGGGGTGGTGATTGCGGAGGCCGGGAGCGCTCGCTAA
- a CDS encoding sodium:solute symporter yields the protein MIQTANNALTHRALETLDLVIIAVYFVIVFAIGFYFARREKTSADYFLASRNVGWFAIGASLFVSNISTEHFIGLAGSGATSGLAVGHFEWLACLIVLILGWVFVPFYLRSNVFTMPEFLERRFNRSCAIYLAGISIIAYVFTKISVHLYAAAVVLERVVGWSPLTASIILVVLTGIYTIAGGLSAVIYTEVLQTLILIAGAVALTVIGLERVGGFEGLRAAVPPDYFHMMKPMSDPEFPWTGIFIGAPILGIWYWCTDQVIVQRVLSAKDEGHARGGCIMAGYLKILPVFMLVLPGLIALALYPGAFHVVDGRVTNGDVAYPTLVISLLPTGLVGVMIAALLAALMGSMASVFNSASTLVTLDFYKKVRPQASEHQLVFIGRIATAVMVFLGILWVPFINLLSAQLFIYLQSVQAYVSPPIAVCFLLGILWPRLNGSGAISSLLTGFVLGSVRFVLEVLDKTRHYESSAVRWLVDMNFLHYAILMFAVCAAVLIVVSLMTAVPDRAKLAGLTFATLGAKIDVSTLRDPSVLDYRPAPETTLEHRINLAMSALLVITVVALWIYFA from the coding sequence ATGATACAGACAGCTAACAACGCCCTGACCCACCGCGCCCTGGAAACCCTGGATCTGGTCATCATCGCGGTGTATTTCGTCATCGTTTTCGCCATCGGTTTCTACTTTGCGCGCCGCGAGAAGACATCGGCCGATTACTTCCTGGCCAGCCGCAACGTGGGCTGGTTCGCCATCGGCGCTTCGCTCTTCGTCTCCAATATCTCGACCGAGCACTTCATCGGTTTGGCCGGATCCGGAGCCACCTCCGGCCTGGCGGTCGGCCACTTCGAGTGGCTCGCCTGCCTGATTGTGCTCATCCTGGGCTGGGTCTTTGTGCCGTTTTACCTGCGCTCGAACGTGTTCACCATGCCGGAGTTTTTGGAGCGGCGCTTCAACCGGTCCTGCGCGATTTACCTGGCCGGCATTTCCATCATCGCTTATGTGTTCACGAAGATTTCCGTGCACCTCTACGCGGCGGCGGTCGTGCTGGAGCGAGTAGTGGGCTGGAGTCCGCTGACCGCCTCCATCATTTTGGTTGTGCTGACCGGGATTTACACCATTGCCGGCGGCCTTTCCGCGGTGATCTATACCGAGGTCCTGCAGACGCTGATCCTGATTGCGGGTGCCGTGGCCTTGACGGTGATCGGGCTTGAGCGCGTCGGAGGATTCGAAGGCTTGCGGGCAGCGGTCCCGCCTGACTACTTCCACATGATGAAGCCGATGAGTGATCCGGAGTTCCCGTGGACCGGGATCTTCATCGGTGCTCCCATCCTTGGCATCTGGTATTGGTGCACCGACCAGGTCATCGTGCAGCGCGTACTGTCGGCCAAGGATGAAGGCCATGCCCGCGGCGGGTGCATCATGGCCGGCTACCTCAAGATTCTGCCCGTGTTCATGCTGGTGCTTCCCGGACTCATTGCGCTGGCCCTCTACCCGGGCGCTTTTCACGTCGTGGATGGGCGGGTGACCAACGGCGATGTCGCCTATCCCACGCTGGTGATCAGCCTGCTCCCTACCGGGCTGGTTGGAGTCATGATCGCGGCCCTGCTGGCGGCGCTGATGGGCTCGATGGCTTCGGTTTTCAATTCGGCTTCGACGCTGGTGACGCTCGACTTCTACAAGAAGGTGCGGCCACAGGCCAGCGAACACCAACTGGTGTTTATCGGGCGCATCGCCACCGCCGTGATGGTGTTTCTCGGAATCCTGTGGGTGCCGTTCATCAACCTGCTGAGCGCGCAGTTGTTCATCTACCTGCAGAGCGTGCAGGCCTACGTGAGCCCCCCTATCGCGGTCTGCTTTCTCCTGGGGATCCTCTGGCCGCGCTTAAACGGCAGCGGCGCCATCAGTTCCCTGTTGACCGGATTCGTGCTGGGTAGCGTGCGCTTCGTGCTGGAGGTGCTGGACAAGACCCGTCACTACGAGTCCTCTGCCGTCCGCTGGCTGGTGGATATGAATTTTCTCCATTACGCCATTCTCATGTTCGCGGTGTGCGCCGCGGTCCTGATTGTGGTCAGCCTCATGACGGCCGTCCCCGACCGCGCCAAGCTCGCCGGGCTGACGTTCGCCACCCTGGGTGCGAAGATCGACGTCAGCACTCTGCGCGACCCCTCGGTGCTGGATTACAGGCCGGCGCCCGAAACCACTCTCGAACACCGCATCAACCTGGCCATGAGCGCCTTGCTGGTGATCACGGTCGTAGCGCTGTGGATCTATTTTGCGTAG